One Pseudomonas brassicacearum genomic region harbors:
- a CDS encoding major capsid protein: MNLPDLFSVANLTAAINKLPAIPGKVGAMGLFDEKGVTSTSVIIDEREGRLVLVPNTSRNDDPAPLEGRKRKRRTFETLHLPVSSSILPSQLQGIATFGQESATAPVVTVVNDHLQELKNSIEATREFQRVGALRGQLLDADGSVLFDLFDEFDVKQKKVTVPLSKPETNVRKACLDAKRHAESKLGGVMVTGFRALCGPDWFDAFTDHAKVKEAFAHYQAAQDRLGGDMRSGFTFGGIEYIEYDVTVSGQRFIPADIAQVFPVARGVFRLFNAPANYNETVNTLGQAFYSKAEPRKMGKGWDLEAQANPLAMCLFPEALVELKAG, translated from the coding sequence ATGAACCTGCCAGACCTGTTCAGCGTCGCCAACCTCACCGCCGCCATCAACAAACTCCCGGCCATCCCCGGCAAGGTCGGCGCCATGGGCCTGTTTGACGAAAAAGGCGTCACCAGCACCAGCGTCATCATCGACGAGCGCGAAGGCCGGTTAGTGCTAGTGCCCAACACTTCACGCAACGACGACCCCGCGCCGCTCGAAGGCCGCAAACGCAAACGCCGCACCTTCGAAACCCTGCACCTGCCCGTCAGCAGCTCGATCCTGCCCAGTCAGTTGCAAGGCATCGCCACCTTCGGCCAGGAAAGCGCCACCGCGCCCGTCGTCACCGTCGTCAACGACCACCTGCAGGAACTCAAAAACAGCATCGAAGCCACCCGCGAATTCCAACGCGTCGGCGCACTGCGCGGCCAATTGCTGGACGCCGATGGCTCGGTATTGTTCGACCTGTTTGACGAATTCGACGTCAAACAGAAAAAGGTCACCGTGCCACTCAGCAAGCCCGAGACCAACGTGCGCAAAGCCTGCCTCGACGCCAAGCGCCACGCCGAATCCAAACTCGGCGGCGTGATGGTCACCGGCTTTCGCGCCTTGTGCGGGCCAGATTGGTTCGACGCCTTCACCGACCACGCCAAAGTCAAAGAAGCTTTCGCCCACTACCAGGCCGCGCAAGATCGTCTCGGTGGTGACATGCGCTCGGGCTTCACCTTCGGCGGCATCGAGTACATCGAATACGACGTCACCGTCAGCGGCCAGCGCTTCATCCCGGCCGACATCGCCCAGGTTTTTCCCGTCGCCCGCGGCGTATTCCGTCTGTTCAACGCCCCGGCCAATTACAACGAAACCGTCAACACCCTGGGCCAGGCGTTCTACAGCAAAGCCGAGCCGCGCAAGATGGGCAAAGGCTGGGACCTGGAAGCCCAGGCCAACCCCTTGGCCATGTGCCTGTTCCCCGAAGCCCTCGTTGAACTGAAGGCGGGTTGA
- a CDS encoding head decoration protein: protein MATFNQPKDLGDLLLLQVSPGWTKSNVTLLAGTDYPLGQVLAKVAGIYQRLDPAGSGAAKKAAAVMAERVDATAGDQPGVIIARGAVLAIAHLVWPAGITEAQQAVALDELNALGIVARATL, encoded by the coding sequence ATGGCCACCTTCAACCAACCCAAAGACCTGGGCGATTTGCTGCTGCTCCAAGTCAGCCCCGGCTGGACCAAAAGCAACGTCACGCTGCTCGCCGGCACCGACTACCCACTCGGTCAGGTACTCGCCAAAGTCGCCGGCATATACCAACGCCTTGATCCCGCCGGCAGCGGTGCCGCCAAAAAGGCCGCCGCCGTTATGGCCGAACGCGTAGACGCCACGGCTGGCGATCAACCCGGCGTGATCATCGCCCGCGGCGCCGTCCTCGCCATAGCGCACCTGGTCTGGCCCGCCGGCATCACCGAAGCCCAGCAAGCCGTCGCCCTCGACGAACTCAACGCCCTAGGCATCGTCGCCCGCGCAACCCTCTAA